Genomic window (Temnothorax longispinosus isolate EJ_2023e chromosome 3, Tlon_JGU_v1, whole genome shotgun sequence):
AAAACCTcaaaaaaaatacgtacaatttttatatacaaaatttttaacatgctTCTTATCTCTTTGATTACGAAAGTGAATTCTTAACTCTCCGGccccgcctctctctctctctctctcgttctctgtttctttctttttttttctctctgtctctttcgacttttcttctttttcttttagttgtCATCTTTAACTTTGTCATATCCAATCATGGAGAACGAAGAAATTACGAACACACACGCTATCACCATCTTCATTGTCGACGAATTACgcacaatataagtttaattattattttaaagcttacctctctctttttatctctcactttttctctctgtcttctttttctttctctctgccttTTTCGACTTTTTTCAATCCATTTATATAAACCCGAAAGGGGCAGAAATTATCTTCCtgttgcatatattttaacaagtttattttattaaagaaatgaatattaattatatttaatttattatatgtataatatgttcattttgtttctatattttttatagcttATCCATGTGCATGTTTATTATGTGTTCgttttatattacttgcaaGTAATATAACATGAgatcgaataaatattttatcacgaAACAGAAAAGctttttatatcgattttatataaattagtcTTAATCAATTATGTGAGAGATTTATATCaagtaatataacattttataagatATGAGAAGATAATTAAAGTGAGAAAATCAGtaacaaaacaaattaattgatGATTATACTTGCAGCAATAACGATCTCTCATAcacaatattgtatttatttagtaCATTCACTTTACAGTATCGTACAAATTATGTTGTTACATCACTTATTAATTGccataattattacaaaattattaatttgttaattgcaTGTAgagaatgtatatattaataaattaattttataaatcttatgATTAATATTAGCAAATTTAATTCTGAGTTCATAAGGTATCAATTATAAAGAGCGATTGCTAATGTTAGAATAGACCcgcacattaaaaattttaattatttataaagtattatttgtttaaaacgaTTGATTCTTCGTCGATTAATACGTCGATTAATAAAGGTAATAGATAACAGAGATAAGGAgaatatgtaggtatatcatatattatgatcaattaatataatctttgaCTAATTGTGGACCAAACAGGTTTGTAAGccgttattttttctcaaatgtctatcactttattaacaaaaatgtgtcattttaCATTATCTATCTTACGGTGtttatttccatttatcaATTTCTGAACAagtacaaacaaaatatataaccgTGTGTCAACTTCGTAATAATTAcagtacaataatatttaatataaccagaaaaattatttataaaaattttatagtaatttattttgcatatagcgaatcaatactatatatatgttgattagaattataaatgcaatctggattataaaattagattaccTATTAATACtagaattattcaaataatttgaacGCTAGAATTtgactaacaataaaatataactatttcgaataatttctatattttagtatCCATATATGTTTTACAATTCTACTTTGTgtgtacaaattataactCTAATACAAATGTGTACATTACATACGTTATACAGCacatgaataaatttacatattaatataaagactATAAGAAGCATATAATGAGAGTTTAGTTACACTGCGATATCGGATTTACtagtaagtaattattaaaacaattagtaaattatacatttataaagaagttaatgtctaattaataagaaatcgCATTTTGTTATTACGTAACGTAAAGCgatattactaattattcgTCAAATGCGCTTGTatgatatattctattatccGAATCACAACAGTTGCTggtgttatatgttataagtATGGCCTCCacatgaataaatttacatattaatataaaaactataagaagCATATAATGAGAGTTTAGTTACACGGCGATATCGGATTTACtagtaagtaattattaaaacaattagtaaattatacatttataaagaaGTTAATGTCTAATTAATAGGAGATCGCATTTTGTTGTTACGTAACGTAAAGCgatattactaattattcgTCAAATGCGCttgtttgatatatttcattatccaAATCACAACAGTTGCTGGTGTTACATCCTATTTGGCATCCAGATTTGGTGAGACATCCTAGATCCTTGTTGTCCGCTATGATTAGAACTGTATATTTAGACAcagagtaattaaaaattgaatgagtACAAATGTCAATAGAATTACAATGATATTGCTCTCgtgtatattatttgattattaaaccaaaactgtgacttatattatttatctttcttaaaatgaaatatctataaaattactatttagATTCCATAATACCTGCGCAGTTACTCGTTTATGAAAGTATTTATACCGATTACTGAATatgtagataatatataaataacaaccTATCTGAGTTAACagaaattgatgtaaaattgtttagaattgttataattttatttaactcaagtaattataataatttataaaatgacgTTAAATATTGTCagcaaattcaatttatttctcgattaactggcgcaatatgtacaaaaatgcACGACGTTTCGGCTCAAGATTCGAGCCTTTTTCAAGTGCGAACTGAAACAGGAACAGCgagaaaaaacaaacaatataaataaattgagataaatattaaattaacgacgttAAATAGTGAGCAATACCTATATCATCTATTGACTCGTcacataattaatacagattCCTGAGTTCACGAGCATATTCCCGCATGGCCATAAAGGTCAGCTGATGTGGACCAATCTTAATTTGTAGCAACAATGATATGAAGAGAGAAAGCGACGATCAAGAAAAACTTACGAATtccgtatataataaattttcgcgtATGACGGATTCTTCGTTGCGACATGTTACATGTATGCAAGTGCTTGGGAGACTGAGCGGACAAAGAAGGAAACAAGGTGTCCCgaggtataaatataaacatttaaacagACATGATGACACTGTCGTATATCGAGTTTAAGTTCtcggtatctttttttaaattaatcgtgttcttatatttctttataaagaacATTTCAGCGATCTCTCTCATTTTCCAGTGAGGTTCtttgtgtaatattttcgGATCTGACCACTTAAAATTATGGTTATTCTGTATCCGGTGTTTACTTACGACAGAGAAATTGCtgtcatgttttttaatatcgctGAAAAAAGACCGTTCCATTGCAACGTTAGAAACTGTTAAGAACGTCGAGATTAACAGCCATAAGTTTCCTCCGAATGCTATCAACGGAATACGAAGCGCAATAGCCAGTTCTCTTCAACTCTTTTTAAATAGCAACAAACATTTTTGTCATATTGACCGACACATCCTTAATGAGTTctcgaaatgtaaaaaatttttgcgcGATAACGATGATGTCTTTGTCACCAAGGCTGACAAAGGTCAAATAACGGTGATCATGGATAGGTTTGACTATATTAATCGTATGACAGAGGTATTAAGTGACGCCTCCACTTATAAGAAGGTGGATAAGAATCCCATTAAACAGATCACAACTAAGATTGACCAACTCGTGAAGTCGTGGCATGACAATGACATCATTGATTATCAAATCTTCAAACAGTTATATTGTACGAATGGAAATCTTCCTCGTTGTTACGGCCTGCCGAAGATACACAAAACCGGGTTTCCTATGCGTGTCATCGTGTCAGCAATAGGCAGTCCCCTCTATAATGTCGCACGGTTTTTTACATGAGATTTTGCATAACTCTATCCCCAAACCACGATCTCATGTAAGGGATGGTTGGTCGTTTGTAAAAGGAATTGCGAATGTGAGGATTGACTCTGACGAAGTCCTTGTGTATCTTGATGTCACAGCATTGTTCACCAACATCCCGAACGAGTGTATGAGTCGGTGAGAAAAAGATGGCATTATATCTCACAAAATACTGAGCTCAGTTTGTCCCAGTTCCTCCATGCCATAGAATTGATTTTACATTCCACTAGCTTTTGTTTCGATGGCCAGTTCTATGAGCAGATCTATGGTAGTCCCATGGGATCTCCCCTCTCTCCAATATTGGCTGATATGGTCATGGAGGATCTTGAAACTCACTGTTTAAGTTTATTGGACTTCGATGTTCGTATCTACCTCCGCTATGTAGATGACATTTTTACCATAGTGCCGAAACGAGCTATAAATGCTTTATTGGAAGCGTTCAATGGTTACCACCCACGGTTGCGTTTCACCTACGAAATTGAAACTGATGATTTGTTGCCGTTTCTGGATACTATTGTGATTAGGGACGATGATGAGTTAATCACTAATTGGTATAGAAAACCAACTTTCTCGGggagatatattaattacttttctaACCATccacttaaatataaaatcaacagCATAAATAACTTAGTGGATCATGCTATCTTGTTGTCAGACGAGCGTTTCCATCACGccaacattaatattattaaagatatccTTGTTGATAATAGCTTCCCGATTAAGTTGGTTAATAAGCATATTAACAATAGATTGCGACaattagaaaatagaaagGACTTGAGCGCTAACAATTCCGAACGCGACAGCACGTTTGATGTACGCAGATGTGTGGTGATCTTTTACGTGAAGGGCTTAAGCGCGGGCATACGGGGTACTCTTGAGAGAGTCCGCTGTGACGTGGTATATAAGATACCGAAAAAACTCAGTGCTGTCATCAGGAGAGGCAAGGACAGATTAGCGACTAACAAGGAAACTAATGTagtttacaaaattgattgcAAGAATTGCGACGCGTCCTACATTGGCCAGACGAAGAGACATCTTGAAACAAGAGTGAAGGAACATTTCagcgatattaaaaaacatgacaGCAATTTCTCTGTCGTAAGTAAACACCGGATACAGAATGACCATAATTTTAAGTGGTCAGATCcgaaaatattacacaaaGAACCTCACTGGAAAATGAGAGAGATCGCTGAAATgttctttataaagaaatataagaacacgattaatttaaaaaaagataccgaGAACTTAAACTCGATATACGACAGTGTCATCATGTctgtttaaatgtttatatttatacctcGGGACACCTTGTTTCCTTCTTTGTCCGCTCAGTCTCCCAAGCACTCGCATACATGTAACATGTCGCAACGAAGAATCCGTCATAcgcgaaaatttattacgGAATTCGTAAGTTTTTCTTGATCGTCGCTTTCTCTCCTCATATCATTGTTGCTACAAATTAAGATTGGTCCACAGCTGACCTTTATAGCCATGCGGGAACATGCTCGTGAACTCAGGaatctgtattaattatgtgACGAGTCAATAGATGATATAGGTATTGCTCACTATTTaacgtcgttaatttaatatttatctcgattcatttatattgtttgttttttctcGCTGTTCCTGTTTCAGTTCGCACTTGAAAAGGGTTCAAATCTTGAGCCGAAACGTCGTGCGTTTTTGTACATATTGCGCCAgttaatcgagaaataaattgaatttgctGATTTTATTCACTGGCGGACGAAATTATTACCgatgttaaatattgtattcaaattttatataatttgttatttttaaatgttaaatatgtatttttctaatgtGTGTTATgctagaatatataataaaatatattaattatagctattcttccgaaaacgtccgtgctccgatttaggtgaaactttgaaaataggttctttttagataaaaaatagacaaggattttttgcgactcaAAAGTTAAGCaaccttttaaatatttttggtatatgtcttttttatttatctaaaaggaaccGATTTACAAAGTTTGACCTAAATTGGAGCAcagacgttttcggaagttttgCCTTAATTACTaagaaaaaatactaatatttgtGACATTTACCTCTGCTGATCTTCTTGATTTTCAGAACCTCGCCCATGTCTATCATTATGAAAACTTGTGGACGCATAATTTTCTGCAGTTACAGGTTGTTGTATTGTTGCAATAACAGCATATCTGAGTTAACagaaattgatgtaaaattgtttagaattgttataattttatttaactcaagtaattataataatttataaaatgatgcgttaaatattgtatttaaattttatataatttgttatttttaaatgttaaatatgtatttttctaatgtGTTAGTTATGctagaatatgtaataaaatatattaattacggcTATTCTTCCAAAAACGTTTGTGCTCcgatttaggtgaaactttgtgaataggttctttttagataaaaaagatatataccAAAAGGATTTCAAAAGTTaagtaactttttaaatatttttggtatatgtcttttttatttatttaaaaagaacctATTTACAAAGTTTGACTTAAATTGGAGCACGGATGTTTTTGGAAGTTTTGCCTTAATTACTAAAGAAAAACACTAATATTTGTGACATTTACCTCTGCTGATCTTCTTGATTTTCAGAAACTCGCTCATGTCTATCATTGTGAAAACTTGTGGACGCATCATTTTCTGTAGTTACAGGTTGTTGTATTGTTGCATCTACGTTATAATGACCAGTTCCTCCATCCGATTCGGAGTGCTCGTTTATATTACGACACTTAGCCTGATGAATTTGTAATATACCTGTTTCAAATTGCATTCTTCCATCAAATGTCTCAATAAACCAACTGCAATGTTTGcagtttgttttaaaattttccgtGTCGACTGTGAAGTGTTGCGATAGTCCGCTACACctattaatttcttctcgTACTCTctctatcatttttatatggcCATTTAGATGCCTCTGTAAAtggcttttaaaatatacacaaatatcTCTTCCACAAATTATGCAATTCGCAATATACTTT
Coding sequences:
- the LOC139810301 gene encoding uncharacterized protein, whose translation is MQFETGILQIHQAKCRNINEHSESDGGTGHYNVDATIQQPVTTENDASTSFHNDRHERVSENQEDQQRYAVIATIQQPVTAENYASTSFHNDRHGRGSENQEDQQSSNHSGQQGSRMSHQIWMPNRM